In Candidatus Babeliales bacterium, the following proteins share a genomic window:
- a CDS encoding Bax inhibitor-1/YccA family protein produces MFQRNYSMSGSITDFMYKVYGWMAAGLALTAGTSYAIFQSPTLFRAIFGNQILFFGLIIAQFALVIALSGWVMRMSLPMAIAAFIGYSVLTGATLASIFYIYTATSIYLAFGVAAATFAVMALYGYFTQSDLTSIGSVGRMALFGMIIAMVINFFLKSAQLDYIISLIGVGLFTLLAAYDSQKIKQMGYALVGQGDVEHKAALIGALTMYLDFLNLFLFLLRILGSKRDE; encoded by the coding sequence ATGTTTCAACGTAATTATTCTATGAGCGGTTCGATAACCGATTTCATGTACAAAGTATATGGTTGGATGGCAGCAGGGCTTGCACTGACTGCGGGCACTTCTTATGCGATATTCCAATCGCCAACATTATTTAGAGCTATATTTGGCAATCAGATTCTTTTCTTTGGACTGATTATAGCTCAATTTGCACTCGTAATTGCATTGAGTGGCTGGGTTATGCGCATGAGCTTGCCAATGGCGATCGCTGCATTTATTGGTTATTCGGTTCTGACCGGCGCTACGCTTGCTTCCATTTTCTATATCTATACAGCAACTTCAATCTACTTAGCATTTGGCGTAGCAGCTGCGACATTCGCCGTGATGGCGCTCTACGGTTACTTTACTCAAAGTGATTTGACCTCTATCGGCTCGGTTGGCCGCATGGCACTTTTTGGTATGATTATTGCCATGGTGATTAACTTTTTTCTAAAAAGCGCTCAATTGGATTACATTATCTCGCTCATTGGCGTTGGCCTCTTTACGTTGCTTGCAGCGTACGATAGTCAAAAGATCAAGCAAATGGGATATGCTTTGGTTGGCCAAGGGGACGTTGAACATAAAGCTGCTTTAATTGGTGCATTAACTATGTACCTTGATTTTCTGAATCTCTTCCTTTTCTTACTGAGAATACTTGGCAGCAAGCGCGACGAGTAA
- a CDS encoding DUF4143 domain-containing protein translates to MFKRTIESTLKIDLPNYSVFCIKGPRFVGKTTLVKTVAPHFAYFSLRELQSRQQAVKNPDFFIRDALAKGEGMIVDDCEYAPAIIDAIRSYELPEGKKIIVTTSLLRHHSTLVEELFGSRSKTYTLWPLSITEREISQVLPQSVDDAILRGGFPAAQREGDIPEWYTTYVRNYTEQDVRVAKSLHNDTIFYRFMELCAEQSLGQPVNYSSLRRACEITIHTAKAWIELLELTQLIFLLPPHEQAYGKRIIKSPKLYFIEPAITCSLLRISTPEQLKQHPLREAIIESFVISDLYKQAFSAGKKGNISFWKDKAGHEVECLVNKSTGVLPMEIVANESYSPQAFKKLTHWYKVSHAMQSNGIVVYTGEQDQTLVEGRLLNWRSVKNLNQ, encoded by the coding sequence GTGTTTAAAAGAACCATAGAATCTACGTTAAAAATTGATTTGCCGAACTATTCAGTATTTTGTATTAAAGGGCCGCGTTTTGTTGGAAAAACAACCTTGGTCAAAACGGTAGCACCTCATTTTGCATATTTTTCGTTACGAGAATTGCAGTCGCGCCAACAAGCGGTCAAAAATCCTGATTTTTTTATTCGTGATGCGCTTGCAAAGGGTGAGGGAATGATTGTTGATGATTGCGAGTACGCACCTGCGATTATCGATGCAATAAGAAGTTACGAGCTTCCTGAAGGCAAAAAAATTATAGTAACAACCAGTTTGCTGCGCCATCATTCGACTTTGGTCGAGGAGCTTTTTGGTTCTCGATCAAAAACATATACACTTTGGCCACTTTCAATTACTGAACGTGAAATCTCTCAAGTGCTTCCACAATCTGTAGATGACGCGATTCTCCGCGGGGGATTTCCTGCTGCGCAGCGTGAAGGGGATATTCCTGAATGGTATACAACGTACGTTCGAAATTATACTGAGCAAGATGTTCGTGTGGCAAAAAGTTTGCATAACGATACGATTTTTTATCGTTTTATGGAACTTTGCGCTGAACAATCACTCGGACAACCAGTAAATTATTCATCACTTCGCCGCGCGTGCGAAATTACTATTCATACCGCAAAAGCATGGATTGAATTACTTGAACTTACGCAACTTATTTTCTTACTGCCGCCTCACGAGCAAGCATACGGAAAACGAATTATTAAAAGCCCAAAACTTTATTTTATTGAACCGGCGATTACCTGTTCTCTTTTACGTATTTCGACACCTGAACAATTAAAACAACATCCATTACGCGAAGCAATTATCGAATCGTTCGTTATTTCTGATTTATATAAGCAAGCATTTAGTGCTGGTAAAAAAGGAAATATATCATTCTGGAAAGATAAGGCAGGCCACGAAGTGGAATGCCTTGTAAATAAATCAACCGGCGTTTTGCCTATGGAAATTGTCGCGAACGAAAGTTATTCGCCTCAGGCGTTTAAAAAATTGACGCATTGGTACAAGGTTAGCCATGCAATGCAATCGAATGGGATTGTCGTTTATACTGGTGAGCAAGATCAAACACTGGTTGAAGGACGTTTGCTCAATTGGCGTTCGGTGAAGAATCTAAATCAATAA
- a CDS encoding DUF1295 domain-containing protein: MWIFQIQCIFVFLYMSFLWLIAQQENNNSIADNGWGIGFLIIAVTSTKLSLQGAFLFLAALFLCLFFLLSKKYAHLYKISSCAMITLAMCSLVILSTHARSGRAFLISMLVFFWATRITYYIFKRSRNKGEDERYAQWRKNWGTHQMFFAFLYVFMLQGFLMLVIGYPIMLLNSAPLVSLQWFDCISVGIWAFGMFWEAIGDYQLAEFLRSPKNKGSIMQEGLWRYTRHPNYFGESVMWWAIFFITLPVYLGWSAIISPLTITFLLRFISGVPLAEKSFAHNPEFLAYAKRTNAMFPWRPRQK, translated from the coding sequence ATGTGGATCTTTCAGATTCAATGTATTTTTGTATTTCTCTACATGAGTTTTCTGTGGTTAATTGCTCAACAAGAAAACAATAATAGCATTGCAGATAATGGTTGGGGCATTGGATTTCTCATAATAGCCGTTACTTCTACAAAGCTTTCTTTGCAAGGTGCCTTTCTTTTTTTAGCGGCTCTTTTTTTGTGTCTATTTTTCTTATTATCTAAAAAATATGCGCACTTGTACAAAATAAGTTCATGTGCGATGATTACACTTGCGATGTGCTCACTTGTTATTCTTTCTACGCATGCTCGCTCCGGGCGCGCATTTCTTATTTCAATGCTCGTATTTTTTTGGGCTACTCGCATTACCTATTATATTTTCAAACGTTCGCGTAATAAAGGTGAAGATGAACGCTACGCCCAATGGCGAAAAAATTGGGGCACGCATCAAATGTTTTTTGCTTTTTTATATGTCTTTATGCTTCAAGGATTTTTGATGCTTGTGATAGGGTATCCGATCATGCTGCTAAATAGCGCTCCACTTGTTTCGCTACAGTGGTTCGATTGCATTTCGGTAGGCATTTGGGCGTTCGGTATGTTTTGGGAGGCGATTGGTGATTATCAATTGGCAGAATTTTTGCGCAGCCCGAAAAATAAGGGATCTATTATGCAAGAAGGGCTTTGGCGTTATACCCGGCATCCGAACTATTTTGGCGAAAGCGTGATGTGGTGGGCAATTTTCTTTATTACCCTTCCTGTTTACTTAGGATGGAGCGCAATTATCAGCCCATTAACTATCACCTTTCTTTTACGTTTTATTTCAGGAGTGCCGCTCGCAGAAAAATCGTTTGCTCATAATCCCGAGTTTCTCGCTTATGCAAAAAGAACAAATGCCATGTTTCCCTGGCGTCCACGACAAAAGTAA
- a CDS encoding NUDIX hydrolase, with product MTSTQMPRAPQQNFSPIVRVGVGVLIFHNGKLLLGKRKNAHGSGTWSPPGGHLEFGETPFECAQREVLEETGLVIKEITAGPYTNDFFELEQKHYITLFMIGNYEGGEPKVLEPHKCEMWDWFDINELPKPLFLPMVNLNFSLIKAY from the coding sequence ATGACATCAACTCAAATGCCCCGAGCACCGCAACAAAATTTTTCGCCCATTGTTCGCGTTGGCGTTGGGGTACTTATTTTCCATAATGGAAAACTTCTTTTAGGTAAAAGAAAAAATGCGCACGGAAGCGGCACCTGGAGCCCGCCAGGAGGCCATCTAGAATTTGGCGAAACGCCTTTTGAATGTGCGCAACGAGAAGTACTTGAAGAAACAGGCCTCGTTATTAAAGAGATTACGGCCGGCCCCTATACCAACGATTTTTTTGAACTCGAACAAAAGCATTATATTACGCTTTTTATGATCGGCAACTATGAAGGCGGTGAGCCAAAAGTGTTAGAGCCGCATAAATGTGAAATGTGGGATTGGTTTGATATAAACGAACTACCAAAGCCATTATTTTTACCGATGGTTAATCTTAATTTTTCTCTTATAAAAGCCTATTAG
- the bamA gene encoding outer membrane protein assembly factor BamA translates to MMSARRASVLWLFIILFIGGGNLPFSLAAMQSAPANQDELSDNQNAENESADDYEDEDEITDAVAAPVQVPLADRIIRSITVEGNSSVPSQAILSRIPYHEGQRFDPRKTNTLIKNVNDLNYFKNVQLYGEPVGSHEVDLFIVVQEKMKLAGVEYQGNKHLTLKEIEKKINFSKITSVDEMDLPRYIAIIKKLYRDKDYHNAQVTAQLQPVDGAARVIFTIQENNKTLVKRIFFSGNESVTDKKLRSLIYTREDWILGFMDRAGSYQPDMIEADKQVIENYYQSNGFLNARVISAQVQADAAQEEVMVTYCIQEGDQYTISDISVPGNDLISEEFLKSRLPIKECDLYSKEKIRETIEGLRLLWGDFGYIYADIEPSVKPNEETKTVSIAFYTELGSQVTLDSINIRGNEKTEDKIIRRQLVLQEGGILTTKGMDDSKQRVELLGYFDQRNGVNWKINRLGNDRASLDLMVKEVKTGRAEMNLGFGGSPRDVSSPIESLSLRAALSDTNLFGKGIQFALSGEYAKREVNFNFNLTQPWLFDRPIHAGIDIFTKRTSYSDFFFLEKSSIHENIVGGAFNLGFVSHRAFDSLWINRLIVEDVRYTNTAVDQRSNFINQAQKDELQGIINRRFQSGTFIGYALNITKDIRNHPVHPSNGYQWQVLTKTVFPSRTTHAPDTPLHGFGFFKADFDVSWYTPLIDERSLVFCLHGHLGLIAPFKHRTVPYRELYNIGGPASVRGFEFGEIGPQWVVPGLAGKSNPLGATKAFWINAELIFPISADFSMKGGIFYDGGAGWDTLDAAQISPANLRNNHFSYRHAVGLGLRVLRPTPIKVDWGFKLDRRKGEEATRVHFSAYHEF, encoded by the coding sequence ATGATGTCTGCACGACGAGCGAGTGTTTTGTGGCTCTTCATTATTTTATTTATCGGTGGTGGAAACCTTCCATTTTCCTTGGCTGCGATGCAATCTGCGCCAGCAAATCAAGATGAATTATCCGATAATCAGAATGCGGAAAATGAATCTGCAGATGACTACGAAGATGAAGATGAAATAACTGATGCAGTGGCTGCACCGGTGCAAGTACCGCTGGCCGATCGTATCATTAGATCGATTACGGTTGAAGGAAATTCCTCTGTTCCCTCACAAGCGATCCTCAGCCGCATTCCTTATCATGAAGGGCAGCGATTCGATCCTCGAAAAACCAACACCCTTATTAAAAATGTTAACGATCTTAATTATTTTAAGAACGTGCAACTTTATGGTGAGCCGGTTGGTAGCCATGAAGTAGATCTTTTTATCGTTGTACAAGAAAAAATGAAGCTAGCAGGGGTTGAATATCAAGGTAATAAGCACTTAACGCTCAAAGAAATAGAAAAGAAAATTAATTTTTCTAAAATAACGAGCGTTGATGAAATGGATCTGCCTCGGTACATTGCGATTATTAAAAAATTATATCGAGATAAAGATTATCATAATGCTCAAGTAACTGCGCAATTGCAACCGGTGGATGGAGCTGCGCGTGTTATTTTTACCATACAAGAAAATAATAAAACGCTTGTTAAACGAATTTTCTTTTCAGGTAACGAATCGGTTACTGATAAAAAACTACGCAGTTTAATTTATACACGCGAAGATTGGATTCTTGGATTTATGGATCGCGCGGGAAGTTATCAGCCCGATATGATCGAAGCGGATAAGCAAGTTATCGAAAACTATTATCAAAGTAACGGATTTTTGAATGCCCGCGTTATTAGCGCGCAGGTGCAAGCGGATGCCGCGCAAGAAGAGGTTATGGTTACCTATTGCATTCAAGAAGGCGATCAATATACCATATCCGATATCTCCGTTCCCGGAAACGATCTCATTTCTGAAGAATTTTTAAAATCACGTTTGCCAATTAAAGAATGCGATCTTTATTCGAAAGAAAAAATTCGGGAGACGATTGAAGGGCTTCGATTGCTTTGGGGTGATTTTGGCTATATTTATGCTGATATTGAGCCATCAGTCAAGCCGAATGAAGAAACAAAAACGGTCAGCATTGCATTTTATACGGAACTTGGTTCTCAAGTTACGCTCGATAGTATCAATATTCGTGGTAATGAAAAAACTGAAGATAAAATTATTCGTCGACAATTAGTACTTCAAGAAGGCGGAATTCTCACAACCAAAGGGATGGACGATTCCAAACAACGCGTTGAACTGCTCGGTTATTTTGATCAACGAAATGGTGTGAACTGGAAAATTAATCGTTTAGGGAACGATAGAGCATCGCTTGATTTAATGGTAAAAGAAGTTAAAACGGGCCGCGCCGAAATGAACTTAGGTTTTGGTGGTTCACCGCGCGACGTTTCATCACCTATCGAATCGTTATCGTTACGCGCTGCGCTTTCAGATACGAACTTATTTGGTAAAGGTATTCAGTTTGCGCTCAGCGGAGAATATGCAAAACGAGAAGTTAACTTCAATTTTAATTTAACTCAACCGTGGCTTTTCGATCGACCAATTCATGCCGGTATTGATATTTTTACAAAACGAACTTCATACAGCGATTTCTTCTTTTTGGAAAAATCATCTATTCATGAAAATATTGTTGGTGGTGCATTTAATCTTGGATTTGTTTCTCATCGTGCGTTTGATTCACTTTGGATAAATAGACTTATCGTTGAGGATGTGCGTTATACCAATACTGCGGTTGATCAACGTAGTAACTTTATCAACCAAGCACAGAAAGATGAGCTGCAAGGGATAATTAATCGTCGTTTTCAAAGTGGTACCTTCATTGGTTATGCATTAAATATAACCAAAGATATTCGTAATCATCCGGTTCATCCAAGTAACGGATATCAATGGCAAGTGTTAACAAAAACGGTCTTTCCGAGTCGTACGACACACGCACCTGATACACCACTTCACGGATTTGGATTCTTTAAAGCGGACTTTGATGTGAGTTGGTACACGCCGCTTATTGACGAACGCAGTTTGGTATTCTGTTTGCATGGACACCTCGGGCTTATTGCGCCATTTAAACACAGAACCGTTCCGTATCGAGAGTTGTATAATATTGGTGGTCCGGCATCGGTGCGTGGGTTTGAATTTGGCGAGATTGGGCCGCAATGGGTTGTTCCGGGACTGGCCGGAAAATCTAATCCGTTAGGTGCGACAAAAGCGTTCTGGATTAATGCGGAATTGATTTTCCCAATTTCTGCAGATTTTTCTATGAAAGGCGGCATTTTCTATGATGGTGGTGCTGGCTGGGATACGCTTGATGCAGCGCAAATTTCCCCTGCTAATTTGAGAAACAATCATTTTAGTTACAGACACGCTGTTGGTTTAGGTTTGCGCGTCTTGCGCCCAACGCCAATTAAAGTTGATTGGGGCTTTAAGCTTGATCGTCGTAAAGGAGAAGAGGCTACGCGTGTTCACTTTAGTGCGTACCACGAGTTTTAG
- a CDS encoding class I SAM-dependent methyltransferase has product MHSSDHQIQLAQWTAQRIKEIIVAHHRDAQKILDVGCGSGLITHYVQDILWESKVVGVDRDQPVIKNAQEAFPEIRFFTSDGQLPFEDASFDCVYASYVFHHLKTDDQKKLLHEMIRVLTPNGLLIILEFNPWHIPTRWHFWRNPEEKNAQMIAAHSLKKIIGAAGATPICFYFNKLFFLSAIYAVIARKKDV; this is encoded by the coding sequence ATGCATTCGAGTGATCATCAGATTCAATTAGCACAGTGGACTGCGCAGCGGATCAAAGAAATAATCGTTGCGCACCATCGTGATGCACAAAAAATCTTGGATGTCGGATGCGGCAGCGGTTTAATCACGCATTACGTGCAAGATATTTTATGGGAATCAAAGGTGGTTGGCGTTGATCGGGATCAACCCGTGATTAAAAATGCGCAGGAAGCGTTTCCTGAAATTCGTTTTTTTACCAGTGATGGTCAATTGCCATTTGAAGATGCCAGCTTTGATTGCGTGTATGCTTCATATGTTTTTCATCATTTAAAAACTGATGACCAAAAAAAACTTTTGCATGAAATGATCCGTGTTCTTACGCCCAACGGTTTATTAATTATTTTAGAATTCAATCCGTGGCATATCCCGACGCGTTGGCATTTTTGGAGAAATCCAGAAGAGAAAAATGCACAGATGATCGCTGCGCATTCGCTCAAAAAAATAATAGGCGCAGCGGGTGCCACGCCTATTTGTTTCTATTTTAATAAACTGTTTTTTTTAAGTGCAATTTACGCAGTTATCGCTAGAAAAAAAGATGTATAA
- the trxA gene encoding thioredoxin — protein MPVLITKDNFEQEITQAKLPIIIDVFATWCGPCQYMAPIFEQLEKELGASYKFTKLNVDESRELAIQYGVTSIPTFVFIKDGQIKGKETGSMSKDDLIKKINTYFK, from the coding sequence ATGCCAGTTTTGATAACAAAAGATAATTTTGAACAAGAAATAACCCAAGCTAAATTGCCTATTATTATTGATGTTTTTGCAACATGGTGCGGGCCTTGCCAATATATGGCCCCAATCTTTGAGCAGCTAGAGAAGGAGCTTGGCGCTTCCTATAAATTCACAAAGCTGAATGTCGACGAATCACGAGAGCTTGCTATACAATATGGCGTCACCTCAATTCCAACCTTTGTTTTTATAAAAGATGGCCAAATTAAAGGCAAAGAAACGGGCAGCATGAGCAAAGACGATTTGATAAAGAAAATAAATACCTATTTCAAATAG
- the cysS gene encoding cysteine--tRNA ligase, with amino-acid sequence MKNSMIQLYSTLSTRKETISPLLQGKIKLYVCGITPYDNPHIGHGRVFVTFDLMYRLLKIIGLDVTYCRNFTDIDDKLLKKAEAEFGDQLRYEEIAQRYIASFNRDMKALNLDTPSHEPLVTKTIPEIIDFVAQLVEQKKAYAVDGDVYFRINSFPSYGKLSKQKLDELRAGARVEINDKKEDPLDFALWKGEQEGTFWKSPWGYGRPGWHIECSAMALKYLGEQIDIHGGGADLIFPHHENEIAQTESLTRKPFSTIWSHCAFVRVNNEKMSKSLGNFFTLNDIFQQFDPMVIRYYYAIHHYRTPLDFSFDDIQAAQKAYQKICLFFAQAEVKKNSPLDLENQTLKKMLTFLYDDLNTPGMFGVLFTFMQSKPTADEKAIIKQFLVNGLGLTLEPIPEKTIEITPEIQKLLDEREKARQEKNWKRADELRATLTAMGVELQDKKS; translated from the coding sequence ATGAAAAATAGTATGATACAGCTTTATTCAACTCTTTCGACTCGAAAAGAAACTATAAGCCCGCTGCTACAAGGCAAAATTAAACTTTATGTGTGCGGCATCACGCCGTACGACAATCCGCATATCGGTCACGGAAGAGTTTTTGTCACGTTTGATCTTATGTATCGCCTTTTAAAAATAATCGGCCTGGATGTTACGTATTGCAGAAATTTTACCGACATCGATGATAAACTCCTCAAAAAAGCTGAAGCTGAGTTTGGCGATCAATTGCGCTATGAGGAAATTGCTCAACGTTATATTGCTTCATTTAATCGTGATATGAAAGCGCTCAATTTAGATACACCGTCGCACGAACCACTCGTTACCAAAACAATTCCTGAAATTATCGATTTCGTAGCGCAATTAGTTGAGCAAAAAAAAGCGTATGCGGTTGATGGTGATGTATATTTTCGCATCAATAGCTTTCCCTCCTATGGCAAACTTTCCAAACAAAAACTGGATGAACTGCGCGCAGGAGCCCGCGTTGAAATAAACGATAAAAAAGAAGATCCGCTCGATTTTGCGTTATGGAAAGGTGAGCAAGAAGGAACTTTTTGGAAAAGCCCCTGGGGTTACGGTCGGCCAGGCTGGCATATTGAATGTTCGGCAATGGCGCTTAAATATTTGGGAGAGCAAATAGATATTCACGGAGGCGGTGCTGATTTAATTTTTCCTCACCATGAAAATGAAATAGCTCAAACCGAAAGCTTAACCAGAAAACCATTTTCAACTATTTGGAGCCATTGCGCATTTGTTCGAGTAAATAATGAAAAAATGTCTAAATCGCTGGGCAATTTTTTCACGCTCAATGATATATTTCAGCAATTCGATCCGATGGTAATTAGATATTATTATGCGATTCATCACTATCGAACCCCCCTTGATTTTTCGTTTGATGATATTCAAGCAGCGCAAAAAGCGTATCAAAAAATATGCCTTTTCTTTGCGCAAGCAGAGGTGAAAAAAAATAGTCCCCTCGATCTTGAAAATCAAACGCTTAAAAAAATGCTTACGTTTCTCTACGATGATTTAAACACTCCCGGGATGTTTGGCGTTCTTTTCACTTTTATGCAATCCAAACCGACTGCGGATGAAAAAGCGATCATAAAACAATTTTTAGTGAATGGATTGGGTTTAACGCTGGAACCAATTCCAGAAAAAACAATCGAAATAACGCCAGAAATTCAAAAGCTGCTTGATGAACGAGAAAAAGCACGACAAGAAAAAAACTGGAAGCGCGCCGATGAACTGAGAGCTACATTAACCGCTATGGGCGTAGAACTTCAAGATAAAAAAAGTTAA
- the lysS gene encoding lysine--tRNA ligase, producing MSQELELSGESKIRAQKVDTLRKQGVEPWPAAQNVTDTCELILKHFGHHDQKPTYTIAGRLVSIRSHGKTIFAHLQDRTAKIQIYIKDEHVGAEQFEFFKHMIDIGDILWAMGPAFRTKMGEVTLEVKSFKLLSKCLHPLPEKFHGLTDVEVRYRQRYLDLISNPESREKFIRRTGILKSVRNFLDAHGFMEVETPMLHPIAGGAAARPFVTHHNALGDDFYLRIAPELYLKRLVVGGFERVYEINRNFRNEGVSTRHNPEFTMLEFYMAHHNYLFIMEFVEQLLRSAVEFACGTLEVRFGDHVIDFGKPFKRISVKQSVLDAAHLTDAQCSDAVLNELLKTHRIKLAQNASNAVKFYALFEKIVEPTLIQPTFITEYPIEISPLAKRDSENPAVAARYELFIGGMEISNGFNELNDPFDQADRFKQQLEAHKAGDEEAHQYDADYIQALEYALPPTVGVGIGIDRLVMLLTNTTSIKDVILFPTLKKKHS from the coding sequence GAGCCCTGGCCTGCTGCACAAAATGTTACCGATACCTGCGAATTAATACTTAAGCATTTCGGGCATCACGATCAAAAACCAACCTACACCATTGCGGGGCGACTCGTTTCTATTCGATCGCACGGAAAAACTATTTTTGCACATCTTCAAGATCGTACCGCTAAAATTCAAATCTATATAAAAGATGAACATGTCGGCGCTGAGCAATTTGAATTTTTTAAGCATATGATCGATATTGGCGATATTTTATGGGCTATGGGGCCTGCCTTTCGCACAAAGATGGGCGAGGTTACCTTAGAAGTAAAATCGTTTAAGTTATTGAGTAAATGTTTGCATCCCTTGCCAGAAAAATTTCATGGGCTTACCGACGTTGAGGTCCGTTATCGTCAGCGCTATTTAGATTTAATTAGTAACCCGGAAAGTCGCGAAAAATTTATTCGAAGAACCGGTATTTTAAAATCGGTACGTAACTTTCTTGATGCGCACGGATTCATGGAAGTTGAAACGCCAATGCTTCATCCGATTGCGGGCGGAGCAGCTGCACGTCCTTTCGTTACGCATCATAATGCGCTAGGCGATGATTTTTATTTGCGTATTGCGCCGGAACTGTATTTAAAAAGATTGGTCGTTGGTGGATTTGAGCGCGTATACGAAATAAATCGCAATTTCAGAAATGAGGGCGTATCAACGCGTCATAATCCTGAATTTACGATGCTTGAATTTTATATGGCGCATCATAATTATCTTTTCATTATGGAATTTGTAGAACAACTCTTACGTTCAGCAGTTGAATTTGCATGCGGTACGCTGGAAGTTCGTTTCGGCGATCACGTCATCGATTTTGGAAAGCCGTTTAAAAGAATCTCTGTTAAACAATCGGTGCTTGATGCTGCACATCTAACCGATGCTCAATGTTCCGATGCAGTGCTTAATGAATTATTAAAAACGCATCGCATCAAATTGGCTCAAAACGCATCAAATGCGGTTAAATTCTATGCATTATTTGAAAAAATTGTTGAACCAACGTTGATTCAGCCAACCTTTATCACTGAATATCCGATCGAAATTTCTCCTCTTGCAAAGCGTGATTCAGAAAATCCTGCCGTTGCGGCCCGTTATGAACTTTTCATCGGTGGTATGGAAATCAGTAACGGATTTAATGAGTTAAACGATCCGTTTGATCAAGCAGATAGATTCAAGCAGCAGCTTGAGGCGCATAAAGCGGGCGATGAAGAAGCGCATCAATATGATGCTGATTATATTCAAGCTTTAGAATATGCGTTGCCCCCAACTGTCGGCGTCGGCATCGGTATCGATCGGCTTGTAATGCTTCTTACTAATACGACTTCGATCAAGGATGTTATTTTATTTCCAACACTCAAGAAAAAGCATTCTTAA
- a CDS encoding DUF1328 domain-containing protein, which produces MLLDWVVIFLILAILAAVFGFGGFAADFAGIAKILFGLFIILFVFSLLYRMMYGRPPQGM; this is translated from the coding sequence ATGCTATTGGATTGGGTTGTAATTTTTCTGATTCTTGCGATTCTTGCGGCTGTCTTTGGATTTGGTGGTTTTGCAGCCGATTTTGCCGGCATTGCAAAAATCCTCTTTGGTCTTTTCATCATCCTCTTTGTATTCTCGCTTCTCTATCGAATGATGTACGGCCGCCCACCTCAAGGAATGTAA